The Neoarius graeffei isolate fNeoGra1 chromosome 7, fNeoGra1.pri, whole genome shotgun sequence genome includes a region encoding these proteins:
- the LOC132889556 gene encoding zinc finger protein 585A-like isoform X2, whose translation MSSAADSSCSWTHAPDPAVSQHCEDERIDTDVGNSSSMEHVSFVDEQNAGFKMGPLKEEPEDKDYLCGGTSGSVGHFIQNMEFLKNPIKVEDLENKLEEEDSHCEGTSSSVGHMVQNADFLKNSIKEEDLEDEDYLYCEYCKVFFINKCEFHGPALFIPDTPVPLGVADRARQTLPPGLEIRESGIPHAGLGVFNEGETVPVGAHFGPYQGDLVDGEEAKNSGYSWVIFKNSLHEEYIDAKREVHANWMRYVNCARIDEEQNLVAFQYRGGILYRCCRPINPGQELLVWYDEEYAKDLSVVFDYLWNKKRSPNEINDSLLHVSSCSLCPLSYTSEKTLHRHMRRCHPEQHVKPTEPIMHDRTPTVSFSVEQVSSGTLLTSSSQQQMQKELHNCLDCGKSFLLQSGLRQHQCVHKSQKSYHCSQCGKRFHLETAFKRHQRIHTGEKPYRCSQCGKGFAHKSHVKLHYRIHTGEKPYHCSQCGKGFAHKSHVKLHYRIHTGEKPYPCSQCGKSFSQQSHLQTHQLVHTGEKPYHCSQCGKSFTRKTQVKLHYRIHTGEKPYHCSQCGKSFPHRSTFKLHQRIHTGEKPYHCSQCGKGFAHKSHVKLHYRIHTGEKPYHCSQCGKSFSQQSHLQTHQLIHTGEKPYHCSQCGKSFTRKTQVKLHYRIHTGEKPYHCSQCGKSFTHLSTFKLHQRIHTGEKPYHCSQCGKGFAHKSHVKLHYRIHTGEKPYPCSQCGKSFSQQSHLRTHQLVHTGEKPYHCSQCGKSFTRKTQVKLHYRIHTGEQLYHCLDCGRNFHLETAFKRHQRIHTGEKPYQCSQCGKSFTYRSTFKLHQRVHTGEKPYHCSQCGKGFARKSQVKLHYRIHTGEKPYHCSQCGRSFSQQGHLQTHQLVHTGEKPYHCSQCGKSFTRKTHARQHYRIHTGEKPYHCSQCGRSFTEKGYLRMHQRIHTGEKPYHCSQCGESFTHRSTFKLHQCIHTGMKPYHCSQCGKSFSQQSSLRTHQLVHTGEKPYHCSQCGKSFTRKTQVKLHYRIHTGEKLYHCSQCGRSFTEKRNLQTHERVHTGEKPYQCSHCGKSFYQQRYLQMHQRVHTGEKPYLCLDCGRKFTYHHSFKRHQRTHTGEKRYHCSQCGKSFTDESNLKTHQCTHAEKKLYQCQHWRRFDSSK comes from the exons ATGAGCTCTGCAGCAGATAGTTCATGCTCTTGGACACATGCTCCTGATCCTGCTGTCTCACAGCATTGTGAGGATGAGCGCATAGATACTGATGTGGGGAACTCGAGCTCCATGGAGCATGTCTCCTTTGTGGATGAGCAGAATGCAGGATTCAAGATGGGGCCTCTAAAAGAAGAGCCTGAAGACAAAGATTATCTCTGTGGAGGAACATCGGGCTCTGTTGGACACTTCATCCAGAACATGGAATTTCTGAAGAATCCTATAAAGGTGGAAGATTTGGAAAATAAACTTGAAGAGGAAGATTCTCACTGTGAAGGAACATCGAGCTCTGTTGGACACATGGTCCAGAATGCCGACTTTCTGAAGAATTCTATAAAAGAGGAAGACTTGGAAGATGAAGACTACTTGTACTGTGAGTATTGTAAGGTCTTCTTCATAaacaaatgtgaatttcatggTCCGGCTCTCTTCATCCCTGATACTCCTGTTCCCCTGGGCGTCGCTGACAGAGCCAGACAAACACTCCCACCCGGACTAGAGATACGGGAGTCTGGTATTCCTCATGCGGGTCTGGGAGTGTTTAATGAAGGGGAGACTGTTCCAGTTGGTGCACATTTTGGACCCTACCAGGGAGATCTGGTAGACGGAGAGGAAGCTAAGAACAGTGGGTATTCCTGGGTGATATTTAAGAACAGTCTGCATGAGGAATACATAGATGCTAAGAGAGAGGTGCATGCTAACTGGATGAGATATGTGAATTGTGCTCGTATTGATGAGGAGCAGAACTTGGTAGCTTTTCAGTATCGAGGGGGGATTCTGTACCGTTGCTGTCGACCCATTAATCCAGGACAGGAGCTGTTGGTGTGGTATGATGAGGAGTATGCCAAAGACCTTAGTGTTGTCTTTGACTACCTCTGGAACAAAAAGCGTTCTCCAAATGAAATCAATGACAGCCTGTTGCATGTCTCTTCGTGCTCCTTGTGCCCACTTTCCTATACGTCAGAGAAGACTCTCCACAGACACATGAGAAGATGCCACCCTGAACAGCATGTGAAACCGACTGAACCAATTATGCATGATCGGACACCCACAGTAAGCTTCAGTGTTGAACAAGTATCCTCTGGTACTCTCCTCACTAGCAGCTCTCAACAACAGATGCAGAAGGAACTGCACAACTGCTTagattgtggaaagagttttctTCTTCAGAGTGGTCTACGACAACACCAGTGTGTTCACAAAAGCCAGAagtcgtatcactgctcacagtgtgggaagagattTCATCTTGAAACCGCTTtcaaacgacaccagcgcattcacacaggagagaagccgtatcgctgctcacagtgtggaaagggtTTTGCTCATAAGAGTCACGTCAAACTACACtatcgcattcacacaggagagaagccgtatcattgctcacagtgtggaaagggtTTTGCTCATAAGAGTCACGTCAAACTACACtatcgcattcacacaggagagaagccgtatccctgctcacagtgtggaaagagtttttctCAACAGAGTcacctccaaacacaccagcttgttcacacaggagagaaaccgtatcactgttcacaatgtggaaagagttttactcgtaagACTCAAGTCAAACTACACtatcgcattcacacaggagagaagccgtatcactgttcaCAATGTGGAAAGAGTTTTCCTCATCGAAGTACCTTCAAACtacaccaacgcattcacacaggagagaagccgtatcactgctcacagtgtggaaagggtTTTGCTCATAAGAGTCACGTCAAACTACACtatcgcattcacacaggagagaagccgtatcactgctcacagtgtggaaagagtttttctCAACAGAGTcacctccaaacacaccagctcattcacacaggagagaaaccgtatcactgttcacaatgtggaaagagttttactcgtaagACTCAAGTCAAACTACACtatcgcattcacacaggagagaagccgtatcactgttcacaatgtggaaagagttttactcatctaaGTACCTTCAAACtacaccaacgcattcacacaggagagaagccgtatcactgctcacagtgtggaaagggtTTTGCTCATAAGAGTCACGTCAAACTACACtatcgcattcacacaggagagaagccgtatccctgctcacagtgtggaaagagtttttctCAACAGAGTCACCTCCGAACACACCAGctcgttcacacaggagagaaaccgtatcactgttcacaatgtggaaagagttttactcgtaagACTCAAGTCAAACTACACtatcgcattcacacaggagagcagCTGTATCACtgcttggactgtgggaggaa ttttcatCTTGAAACCGCTTtcaaacgacaccagcgcattcacacaggagagaaaccgtatcagtgttcgcagtgtggaaagagttttacttatcGAAGTACCTTCAAACTACATCAAcgcgttcacacaggagagaagccgtatcactgctcacagtgtggaaagggtTTTGCTCGTAAGAGTCAAGTAAAACTACACtatcgcattcacacaggagagaagccgtatcactgctcacagtgtgggaggaGTTTTTCTCAACAGGGTcacctccaaacacaccagctcgttcacacaggagagaaaccgtatcactgttcacagtgtggaaagagttttactcgtaagACTCACGCCAGACAACACtatcgcattcacacaggagagaagccatatcactgctcacagtgtgggaggaGTTTTACTGAAAAGGGTTATCTCCGAATgcatcagcgcattcacacaggagagaagccgtatcactgttcaCAATGTGGAGAGAGTTTTACTCATCGAAGTACCTTCAAACTACACCAATGCATTCATACAGGaatgaagccgtatcactgctcacagtgtggaaagagtttttctCAACAGAGTTCCCTCCGAACACACCAGctcgttcacacaggagagaaaccgtatcactgttcacaatgtggaaagagttttactcgtaagACTCAAGTCAAACTACACtatcgcattcacacaggagagaagctgtatcactgctcacagtgtgggaggaGTTTTACCGAAAAGcgtaatctccaaacacacgaacgcgttcacacaggagagaagccgtatcagtgctcccattgtggaaagagtttttaTCAACAGCGCTACCTCCAAATGCACCAGCgggttcacacaggagagaaaccgtatctctgcttggactgtgggaggaagttTACTTACCATCACAGTTTCAAACGACACCAGCGcactcacacaggagagaagcggtatcactgctcacagtgtgggaagagttttactgacgaGTCTAATCTCAAAACACACCAGTGCACTCACGCAGAAAAGAAACTGTATCAGTGCCAACACTGGAGAAGATTTGACTCATCCAAGTGA
- the LOC132889556 gene encoding zinc finger protein ZFP2-like isoform X1, giving the protein MNSAADSSCSWTHAPDPAVSQHCEDERIDTDVGNSSSMEHVSFVDEQNAGFKMRCLKEEPEDEDYLCGGTSSSVGHSIQNTEFLKNPIKVEDSHCEGRSSSVGHTVRNADFLKNPIKEEDLEDEDYLYCEDCKVFFINKCEVHGPALFIPDTPVPLGVADRARQTLPPGLEIRESSIPHAGLGVFNEGETVPVGAHFGPYQGDLVDGEEAKNSGYSWVIFKNSLHEEYIDAKREVHANWMRYVNCARIDKEQNLVAFQYRGGILYRCCRPINPGQELLVWYDEEYAKDLSVVFDYLWNKKCSPNEINDSLLHVSSCSLCPLSYTSEKTLHRHMRRCHPEQHVKPTEPIMHDWTPTVSFSVEQVSSGTLLTSSSQQQMQKELHNCLDCGKSFLLQSGLRQHQCVHKRQKLYRCSQCGKSFHLETAFKRHQRIHTGEKPYQCSQCGKSFTYRSTFKLHQRVHTGEKPYHCSQCGKGFARKSQVKLHYRIHTGEKPYHCSQCGRSFSQQGHLQTHQLVHTGEKPYHCSQCGKSFTRKTHARQHYRIHTGEKPYHCSQCGRSFTEKGYLRMHQRIHTGEKPYHCSQCGESFTHRSTFKLHQCIHTGMKPYHCSQCGKSFSQQSSLRTHQLVHTGEKPYHCSQCGKSFTRKTQVKLHYRIHTGEKLYHCSQCGRSFTEKRNLQTHERVHTGEKPYQCSHCGKSFYQQRYLQMHQRVHTGEKPYLCLDCGRKFTYHHSFKRHQRTHTGEKRYHCSQCGKSFTDESNLKTHQCTHAEKKLYQCQHWRRFDSSK; this is encoded by the coding sequence ATGAATTCTGCAGCAGATAGTTCATGCTCTTGGACACATGCTCCTGATCCTGCTGTCTCACAGCATTGTGAGGATGAGCGCATAGATACTGATGTGGGGAACTCGAGCTCCATGGAGCATGTCTCCTTTGTGGATGAGCAGAATGCAGGATTCAAGATGAGGTGTCTAAAAGAAGAGCCTGAAGATGAAGATTATCTCTGTGGAGGAACATCGAGCTCTGTTGGACACTCCATCCAGAATACGGAGTTTCTGAAGAATCCTATAAAGGTGGAAGATTCTCACTGTGAAGGAAGATCGAGCTCTGTTGGACACACGGTCCGGAATGCCGACTTTCTGAAGAATCCTATAAAAGAGGAAGACTTGGAAGATGAAGACTACCTGTACTGTGAGGATTGCAAAGTCTTCTTTATAAACAAATGTGAAGTTCATGGTCCGGCTCTCTTCATCCCTGATACTCCTGTTCCCCTGGGCGTCGCTGACAGAGCCAGACAAACACTCCCACCCGGACTAGAGATACGGGAGTCCAGTATTCCTCATGCGGGTCTGGGAGTGTTTAATGAAGGGGAGACTGTTCCAGTTGGTGCACATTTTGGACCCTACCAGGGAGATCTGGTAGATGGAGAGGAAGCTAAGAACAGTGGGTATTCCTGGGTGATATTTAAGAACAGTCTGCATGAGGAATACATAGATGCTAAGAGAGAGGTGCATGCTAACTGGATGAGATATGTGAATTGTGCTCGTATTGATAAGGAGCAGAACTTGGTGGCTTTTCAGTATCGAGGGGGGATTCTATATCGTTGCTGTCGACCCATTAATCCAGGACAGGAGCTGTTGGTGTGGTATGATGAGGAGTATGCCAAAGACCTTAGTGTTGTCTTTGACTACCTCTGGAACAAAAAGTGTTCTCCAAATGAAATCAATGACAGCCTGTTGCATGTCTCTTCGTGCTCCTTGTGCCCACTTTCCTATACGTCAGAGAAGACTCTCCACAGACACATGAGAAGATGCCACCCTGAACAGCATGTGAAACCGACTGAACCAATTATGCATGATTGGACACCCACAGTAAGCTTCAGTGTTGAACAAGTATCCTCTGGTACTCTCCTCACTAGCAGCTCTCAACAACAGATGCAGAAGGAACTGCACAACTGCTTagattgtggaaagagttttctTCTTCAGAGTGGTCTACGACAACACCAGTGTGTTCACAAAAGACAGAAGTtgtatcgctgctcacagtgtgggaagagttttcatCTTGAAACCGCTTtcaaacgacaccagcgcattcacacaggagagaaaccgtatcagtgttcgcagtgtggaaagagttttacttatcGAAGTACCTTCAAACTACATCAAcgcgttcacacaggagagaagccgtatcactgctcacagtgtggaaagggtTTTGCTCGTAAGAGTCAAGTAAAACTACACtatcgcattcacacaggagagaagccgtatcactgctcacagtgtgggaggaGTTTTTCTCAACAGGGTcacctccaaacacaccagctcgttcacacaggagagaaaccgtatcactgttcacagtgtggaaagagttttactcgtaagACTCACGCCAGACAACACtatcgcattcacacaggagagaagccatatcactgctcacagtgtgggaggaGTTTTACTGAAAAGGGTTATCTCCGAATgcatcagcgcattcacacaggagagaagccgtatcactgttcaCAATGTGGAGAGAGTTTTACTCATCGAAGTACCTTCAAACTACACCAATGCATTCATACAGGaatgaagccgtatcactgctcacagtgtggaaagagtttttctCAACAGAGTTCCCTCCGAACACACCAGctcgttcacacaggagagaaaccgtatcactgttcacaatgtggaaagagttttactcgtaagACTCAAGTCAAACTACACtatcgcattcacacaggagagaagctgtatcactgctcacagtgtgggaggaGTTTTACCGAAAAGcgtaatctccaaacacacgaacgcgttcacacaggagagaagccgtatcagtgctcccattgtggaaagagtttttaTCAACAGCGCTACCTCCAAATGCACCAGCgggttcacacaggagagaaaccgtatctctgcttggactgtgggaggaagttTACTTACCATCACAGTTTCAAACGACACCAGCGcactcacacaggagagaagcggtatcactgctcacagtgtgggaagagttttactgacgaGTCTAATCTCAAAACACACCAGTGCACTCACGCAGAAAAGAAACTGTATCAGTGCCAACACTGGAGAAGATTTGACTCATCCAAGTGA